In Acidobacteriota bacterium, one genomic interval encodes:
- a CDS encoding MFS transporter codes for MAQENSLRLTPVQWLICVIAVIGFAFDTYELLMLPLIIRPALESLGGLKFGTPEFNHWRDLMFYVPAVAGGIFGLLGGYLTDRMGRRRVLTWSILLYAFSAFAAGFSTSLPMLLVLRSTKFVGVCVEFVAAVAWLAELFSDPRQREKVLGYTQAFSSFGGVMVSGMAYLIGHWGNSLPAIRGGHESWRYLLISGLIPAIPLIVIRPFLPESPVWAEKKAAGTLKRPSIAQLFQPAYRRTTIVTTLMFACSLGVAFGAIQQIPQIVPGLVKFEPPAQPASMTATPAQPATPSITVPGAPAAPRLDPAETARRQRVISTTAASVQSWQEIGGLAGRFALAVLALIIISRRWLIRFFQIPGLIVVPLVFLFPAVNSLEGLKWGIFFAGFFTVAQLSFWGNYLPRVYPTHLRGTGESFAANIGGRMIGTAAALLTTQVTKLMPAGAPTTRLAYAAATVAAVIYALGLALSFFLPEPQKEELPE; via the coding sequence ATGGCTCAGGAAAACTCGCTTCGCCTCACACCGGTTCAATGGCTGATCTGCGTGATCGCAGTCATTGGGTTTGCATTTGACACTTACGAATTGCTGATGTTGCCATTGATTATTCGCCCGGCACTGGAAAGCTTAGGCGGATTGAAATTCGGTACGCCGGAATTCAATCACTGGCGGGATTTGATGTTTTACGTTCCCGCAGTTGCTGGCGGTATTTTCGGCCTGCTGGGAGGATATTTGACTGATCGAATGGGGCGACGGCGCGTGCTGACCTGGAGCATTTTGCTATACGCGTTTTCGGCCTTTGCCGCGGGCTTTTCGACTTCGTTGCCGATGCTGCTGGTGTTGCGTTCCACCAAATTTGTCGGTGTGTGCGTGGAATTTGTGGCGGCAGTGGCCTGGCTGGCGGAGTTGTTCAGCGATCCCAGGCAACGCGAAAAAGTGCTTGGTTACACGCAAGCATTTTCGTCTTTTGGTGGTGTGATGGTCAGCGGCATGGCCTACCTGATCGGACATTGGGGAAATTCGCTCCCAGCGATTCGCGGGGGGCATGAAAGCTGGCGCTATTTGCTGATTTCCGGGTTGATTCCGGCCATTCCGCTGATCGTGATTCGCCCGTTCCTGCCGGAATCTCCGGTGTGGGCGGAAAAGAAAGCCGCGGGCACGTTGAAACGCCCCAGCATTGCCCAACTATTTCAACCTGCATATCGTCGCACGACGATTGTCACAACCTTGATGTTTGCTTGCAGTCTGGGCGTAGCCTTTGGCGCGATTCAGCAAATTCCGCAAATTGTTCCAGGCCTGGTCAAGTTTGAACCTCCTGCGCAACCAGCATCCATGACCGCTACGCCAGCTCAACCTGCCACTCCAAGCATTACTGTGCCAGGAGCGCCCGCTGCGCCTCGCCTTGATCCGGCGGAAACGGCCAGAAGACAACGCGTGATTTCCACGACTGCCGCAAGCGTGCAAAGCTGGCAGGAAATTGGCGGCTTGGCGGGACGGTTTGCACTGGCGGTCCTGGCGCTGATTATCATCAGCCGCCGTTGGCTGATTCGATTTTTCCAGATTCCGGGGTTGATCGTTGTGCCTCTGGTGTTTCTGTTTCCGGCGGTCAACAGTCTGGAAGGATTGAAATGGGGAATTTTCTTCGCCGGGTTTTTCACCGTGGCGCAGTTGAGTTTCTGGGGAAACTACCTGCCGCGCGTGTACCCGACGCATTTGCGCGGTACGGGAGAAAGCTTCGCGGCAAACATTGGCGGGCGGATGATTGGAACTGCGGCGGCTTTGCTGACGACACAAGTCACCAAGCTGATGCCCGCCGGAGCGCCGACGACACGATTGGCATACGCTGCGGCAACGGTTGCGGCGGTAATTTACGCGCTGGGGTTGGCGCTGAGCTTTTTCCTGCCGGAGCCGCAAAAAGAGGAGTTGCCCGAATAG
- a CDS encoding cytochrome c, producing the protein MKRQFSILVVLLAVAGLISLAVSAQTKKAPAKKTPAGKATGKGVDVAAIWKQQCQKCHAADGKGIESLEPPDMTTEAWQAKTKDEEITTAINEGKGIMPAFKDTLKPAEVAALVKHIRSLGPAKDDKK; encoded by the coding sequence ATGAAAAGACAATTTTCGATTTTGGTAGTGTTGCTGGCTGTTGCGGGATTAATTTCGCTTGCGGTTTCGGCGCAGACGAAAAAGGCTCCGGCCAAAAAAACACCTGCCGGGAAGGCTACTGGCAAAGGTGTAGACGTCGCGGCAATATGGAAACAACAGTGCCAGAAATGTCATGCCGCGGATGGAAAAGGCATTGAAAGCCTGGAACCGCCTGACATGACCACCGAAGCGTGGCAAGCCAAAACCAAAGATGAGGAAATCACGACCGCCATCAATGAGGGCAAGGGCATCATGCCTGCATTCAAAGACACGTTGAAACCGGCGGAAGTGGCTGCACTGGTGAAGCACATCCGTTCGCTCGGTCCGGCAAAAGATGACAAGAAGTAA